The Clostridium chauvoei genome has a window encoding:
- a CDS encoding MarR family winged helix-turn-helix transcriptional regulator yields the protein MKDKYIIYFISKTKASMIKFIENKLVENELTDLIPTHGNILTALYESPNKLTMKEISKRIGKDKSTVTALVNKLINLGYIKKEQSPSDKRVTHISLTPKAKSIEYKFNSISSQVKDTAYKDFTKEEKAEFLRLLKKLNSNFKTANEKYK from the coding sequence ATGAAAGATAAATATATTATTTATTTTATTAGTAAAACAAAAGCATCTATGATTAAATTTATTGAAAATAAATTAGTGGAAAATGAATTAACGGATTTGATACCTACACACGGTAATATATTAACTGCACTTTATGAAAGTCCTAATAAACTTACTATGAAAGAAATATCAAAGAGAATTGGTAAAGATAAATCTACAGTTACTGCACTAGTAAATAAGCTTATAAATCTAGGCTACATAAAAAAAGAGCAATCCCCTAGCGATAAAAGAGTTACGCATATAAGTTTAACTCCTAAAGCTAAGTCTATTGAATATAAATTTAATTCTATATCTTCTCAAGTCAAAGATACTGCTTATAAAGACTTTACTAAAGAAGAAAAAGCTGAATTTTTAAGATTACTTAAAAAGCTCAATTCTAATTTCAAAACTGCAAATGAAAAATATAAATAG
- a CDS encoding nitroreductase family protein translates to MNVLEAIYARKSIRKFKDEIVPREDIIKMIEAATQAPSPKHQQNWNFIVLTNPEIINKMADIVTESHERLGEIAKTEKDRKIHMSVIKYYTSFKNAPVVVMVYGSEYKMIEYKILKENNASQEVLDMLVSPQSAAQAIGAAVQNFLLAATEMGYGTCYMTGPTHAKAQIEELIGFDKSGFELMSMISLGVPEEETSKKPPRKQLEEVVTFID, encoded by the coding sequence ATGAATGTTTTAGAAGCTATATATGCTCGTAAGAGTATAAGAAAATTTAAAGATGAAATTGTTCCAAGAGAAGATATAATAAAAATGATAGAAGCAGCAACACAAGCTCCATCGCCAAAGCATCAACAGAACTGGAATTTTATTGTACTTACTAACCCTGAAATAATAAATAAAATGGCTGATATAGTAACAGAAAGCCATGAAAGACTAGGTGAAATTGCAAAGACTGAAAAAGATAGAAAAATTCATATGAGTGTAATAAAATATTATACAAGTTTTAAAAATGCACCTGTAGTAGTAATGGTATATGGTTCAGAGTATAAAATGATAGAATATAAAATATTAAAAGAAAATAATGCATCTCAAGAAGTGTTAGATATGTTAGTATCTCCACAATCTGCAGCACAGGCAATAGGGGCAGCAGTTCAAAATTTTCTATTAGCTGCAACAGAAATGGGATATGGAACATGTTATATGACAGGACCTACTCACGCTAAAGCTCAAATAGAAGAATTAATAGGTTTTGATAAATCAGGATTTGAATTAATGTCTATGATATCTTTAGGTGTGCCAGAAGAAGAAACATCAAAAAAGCCACCACGTAAGCAACTTGAAGAAGTAGTAACATTTATAGATTAA
- a CDS encoding AAA family ATPase: MSKISKVKLSNFRIFTDDFNQVDFNNENGLPADFICIYGQNGMGKTSFFDGIEWFSSGTIYRFEDKNMKKEIKRYKGYVLSNRNIDGNNDKSYVEVNYSDNCTVKRTVTKSSKDINEKGYRDYNKGRLNPQKFKMNIMAKQILPHNKIDSFIHANSPNDKYEEWGKFWDSDGSQRKLFTKVYKVKKLIAKRIDLIKRDCEDAIEELRELTISDEKIKEINNKINDFNILETISGLKLKEVIKSENEIINIPDKNKIREYKNSVNKIIDNEKLNIDKLIYLLNYYGEDYTQKKIELNNKIKKIIDNIDRYKQLNEAGDIWFKEYNQWKQLDSNLKLINRQLKFKLSSLEFKYKELDNINEEINKLKSSFEILNDKENYFLTKCKFIEGIINEISNKKYKNKVNIDTLQKLDIIKKHNQKIISNLEEAKLNKERKNFDIHISSVVEDDERFILLKKIYIDKYKNLKNKIENNSKEVIKKKELYFSCKKSFDELQNILMQVKGYIEKEDLNNCPVCHTPFKDIGLLLSKINLDEQSNNCKKLYDNYQLALSHKEKALNEEKELIDKWNEECEKYKVVLGEEISNLTQKITRVIRENEKLKEDIKLDELKVNEFKEELDKISKYEKDFSQDSIKEWLNIIKKSYKSKLDKSIRDKEKLYLMVRELDKESRELKLNIKELEDKNDDFNQKDINKILVAKLEEINTINKSKIKEWIDFEKYYSSLIIKNEELKKQIKDIDNYIRGYEKNDYKDIFKEKYLKYNKNSYRDYMLQIFKGNYIDFSNLILLCKEKKHIIENLKRNIDILDYINIELCNSNYNEKYSVISKNISIKKYELKKYEASKNKIDGIFYNLKKYIEENIEEVLGSKPMNQIYSIIEPNKEFKKLKIEVSFTNSEDGEDIPELYLKSSGDENEDILPEYFFSTAQLNTVALSIFLGQALSMDLEVKTIFIDDPVGHFDDINVLAFVDLLRNIIKDGEWQIVISTHDESFYNILKNKISDEYYNSKFITFSSVGKLSESNIN, encoded by the coding sequence TTGAGTAAAATTTCAAAAGTTAAGCTATCAAATTTTCGTATATTTACAGATGATTTTAATCAAGTAGATTTTAATAATGAAAATGGATTGCCAGCTGATTTTATATGTATTTATGGACAAAATGGAATGGGAAAGACTTCATTTTTTGATGGAATAGAATGGTTTTCATCTGGAACAATTTACAGATTTGAAGATAAAAATATGAAAAAGGAAATTAAAAGATATAAAGGATATGTTCTTTCAAATAGAAATATCGATGGAAATAATGATAAATCGTATGTTGAAGTTAATTATTCAGATAATTGTACTGTAAAAAGAACTGTTACAAAATCTAGTAAAGATATAAATGAAAAAGGATATAGAGATTATAATAAGGGAAGATTAAATCCTCAAAAATTTAAAATGAATATAATGGCCAAGCAGATATTACCTCATAATAAAATAGATAGTTTTATACACGCAAATAGTCCTAATGATAAATATGAAGAATGGGGAAAGTTTTGGGATAGTGATGGAAGTCAAAGAAAATTATTTACTAAGGTCTATAAAGTTAAAAAGTTAATTGCCAAAAGAATTGATTTAATCAAGAGAGATTGTGAAGATGCTATTGAAGAATTAAGAGAATTGACAATAAGCGATGAAAAAATAAAAGAAATAAATAATAAAATAAATGATTTCAATATTTTAGAGACAATAAGTGGATTAAAGTTAAAGGAAGTAATAAAATCTGAGAATGAAATAATCAATATTCCTGATAAAAATAAAATACGAGAATATAAAAATAGTGTAAATAAAATAATTGATAATGAAAAATTAAATATTGATAAACTTATATATCTATTGAATTATTACGGGGAGGACTATACTCAAAAAAAAATAGAGCTGAATAATAAAATCAAAAAGATAATTGATAATATTGATAGATATAAGCAATTGAATGAGGCCGGAGATATATGGTTTAAAGAGTATAATCAATGGAAGCAATTGGACTCTAACCTAAAATTAATTAATCGACAATTAAAGTTTAAATTATCAAGTCTAGAATTTAAATATAAAGAGTTAGATAATATTAATGAAGAAATAAATAAGTTGAAATCTTCTTTTGAAATTTTAAATGATAAAGAAAATTACTTTTTAACTAAATGTAAGTTTATTGAAGGAATAATAAATGAAATATCTAATAAAAAGTATAAGAATAAAGTAAATATTGATACTTTACAAAAACTTGATATTATAAAAAAACATAATCAAAAGATAATTAGTAATTTAGAAGAAGCTAAACTGAATAAGGAAAGAAAGAATTTTGATATACATATATCATCAGTAGTTGAAGATGATGAGAGATTTATTTTATTAAAAAAAATATACATTGATAAGTATAAGAACTTAAAGAATAAAATTGAAAATAATTCTAAAGAAGTTATTAAGAAAAAAGAACTATATTTTTCATGCAAGAAAAGTTTTGATGAATTACAGAATATACTTATGCAGGTTAAAGGTTACATTGAAAAAGAAGATTTAAATAATTGTCCAGTATGTCATACCCCTTTTAAAGATATTGGACTATTATTATCTAAGATTAATTTAGATGAACAAAGTAATAATTGTAAAAAACTATATGATAATTATCAATTGGCATTATCACATAAAGAAAAAGCTTTAAATGAAGAAAAAGAGTTAATAGATAAATGGAATGAAGAATGTGAAAAATATAAGGTAGTGCTTGGGGAGGAAATTTCGAATTTAACACAAAAAATAACTAGAGTTATACGTGAAAACGAAAAGTTAAAAGAGGATATAAAGTTAGATGAATTAAAAGTTAATGAATTTAAGGAAGAGTTAGATAAAATAAGTAAATATGAAAAAGACTTTTCACAAGATTCTATTAAAGAATGGTTAAATATAATTAAGAAGTCTTACAAAAGTAAGTTAGATAAAAGTATTAGAGATAAAGAAAAATTATATCTAATGGTAAGAGAATTAGATAAAGAAAGTAGAGAATTAAAATTAAATATTAAAGAATTAGAAGATAAAAATGATGATTTTAATCAAAAAGATATTAATAAAATTTTAGTTGCTAAATTAGAAGAAATAAATACTATCAATAAGAGTAAAATAAAAGAATGGATAGATTTTGAGAAATATTATAGTTCATTAATTATTAAAAATGAAGAACTTAAAAAACAAATTAAAGATATAGATAATTATATTAGAGGATATGAAAAAAATGATTACAAAGATATATTCAAAGAAAAATATTTAAAATATAATAAAAATAGTTATAGAGATTATATGTTACAAATATTTAAGGGGAATTATATTGATTTTAGTAATTTAATTCTTTTATGTAAAGAAAAGAAACATATTATCGAAAACCTTAAGAGAAATATTGATATATTAGACTATATTAATATTGAATTATGTAATTCTAACTATAATGAAAAATATTCTGTTATAAGTAAAAATATATCAATAAAAAAATATGAATTAAAAAAGTATGAAGCGTCTAAAAATAAAATTGATGGTATATTTTATAATCTAAAAAAATATATTGAAGAAAATATAGAAGAAGTGTTAGGAAGTAAGCCAATGAATCAAATTTATTCAATAATAGAACCTAATAAAGAATTTAAAAAGTTAAAAATAGAGGTTTCTTTTACTAATAGTGAAGATGGAGAAGATATACCAGAATTATATTTAAAAAGTTCTGGAGATGAGAATGAAGACATTTTACCTGAATATTTTTTCAGCACAGCTCAATTAAATACAGTAGCATTGAGTATATTTTTGGGTCAGGCCTTGTCTATGGACTTAGAGGTGAAAACTATTTTTATAGATGATCCTGTTGGACATTTTGATGATATTAATGTTTTAGCTTTTGTAGATTTATTAAGGAATATAATTAAAGATGGAGAATGGCAAATAGTAATTTCAACTCATGATGAGTCATTTTATAATATTCTAAAAAATAAAATATCAGATGAGTATTATAATTCGAAATTCATTACTTTTAGTTCTGTAGGAAAATTATCTGAATCAAATATAAATTAG